From Juglans regia cultivar Chandler chromosome 9, Walnut 2.0, whole genome shotgun sequence:
ACGTCCTTCTAACAATTAACACTCAAAATCTCAACCCATAgtatagcaaaaacaactcactaatactactaatagtaatttggacagcccgcatttcaacccgaaaaaataccatattctaattttaataataaccaAAACACCCACCAAAATCCACGTTAAACACAATTaaccaaaatatcaaccccacatcaaaggcccctaactccaagcaatcatcacaactcaaccacaATGCAACTCCAACTATTAATCTCCACTCCCAACGGTCAAATAGAAACCCATATAGCACAAAAACAGCCCCCAAACAAACCCAAGCATTACTCGATTTACTGCTCgaccaacccaaaaaaaattcagaattcCAAGCCAATTCCAACACAAAGTGTTTGTTAATTCACAAAAAATGTCCGAGAATTCACAATACACCTCCAACTATttcattgaaatgaaaaaataaactgaCATGAAGTgaagtgtgtgtgcgtgcgaAAGAGACTAAGAACGAGGCTAACTTACCAACGAAAATGAATTTCTCCCGTAATGGTTTTACTAGTTACACAAGAAGCCGAGAATCGAAAGCCCAATAACTAGGAATCACAAGTCACGGAAACTCAAGAACCGACGAAATGCAAACCCAAACTCACGGCAACAACAAACTGTATAGAGGaggaacataaaaaataaataccaaaaaCAGAATCTGCACACTGCAGCAAGGGAAAccgaaaatcaaaggaaatgaaGATGGAACTCTTACCAGTCGAAAATGGAGGGATCGCTCGCTGACTTGCAGAGGAAGGACCGTAAAGCataaaggagagaaaaacagaggaatgCAGTAACCGAAACCAGTGCTGCGCAAGAAGGAAACTGAACTTGAGGAAACTTGGGCAGAGAATCGGAACCCACAGACTAACGCAGCAACAAGAAATAGGAAGAAACCGAAAGAAAAGAAGGCGACGTGCGTGAGAGACTTGCAGGAGAAACCGAAACTGCggaagagaagggagaaagaaacggaaaacagaggagataaacatacctcccaaaacgacgccgctcGGTGGTCTCACTAGACaataaaatggctgggccatttacaCACACTGATCCGGgccactgatgaagaaactgggccttacaattaatatttgttcgaaattattgaggaaatttttgaaaggctaagaagtctaggcaagcggggttcatatactagttttgcataaaagaaatgaaatgaggttgactttgaaaatatgcatatttgatttttaaaagaaatctgaaaacgacctcagatgtttgttctgcatatgcataaattctatataagagaaagtattttctgtcatgactgatgtagacatgagctaattttgagCATTCTGTTGCTGAAttatgcaaaaagagtgaatatgaaaatctaaaagtttttgctatgaataaatgaaaatgttttgattctatttatttcgaacatgtgaaatgatctgaagctactcagtattttgttttgatatgacgtgtcatctgaaaaacttggcatgaagttctgattttgtatctgaatgtgatctggttccgatgatgttccattctgtttctgttaaggcccaatcacgggtataatggtggtttataatcctaccacgggggtgaaacatggtatacagcccagccacgggtataatggtggtttataacctttccacgggggttaaacatagtatttgtcccgatgtgatgctatgagataatatgaatataatgtttcagtttggatatgccaaagaattttcttttttggtaacaagtttgtttttctgaaaatttcgctctgatattttgtaccaagttttgtttatgcattctgaaagtaaatttgttatttctgcattctaaatgtaaatgttttgttctgcatactgaactttataaatgctcatgtttacatgctagtatatgctctctgcttactgagttgttgataactcaccccttatctccacaatatttttcagatattttgatggttcagctgaggatcaagactataaggcattgggtgagatgatttaagtatagtggattaagtatagaaagtttttatgagtattatcgatttttattaagaaattttattgtgttatgatgacttgacattttggaaaattggttatattgaggaaattagattgagtcgaattttctttatgatattgggaatttgaagtctttttttatattgttgaaatgtgagtttaagtattaggaAATAACTCTCCaacccgtgcgggaccggggcgttacacgtTTTGCTCAAGCAATTACAACATAGGTGTACCTAAAAATTAGGAGCATCTTGTCCTTTTCATACAGAATCTCTGAAGAGCCAAGCAGTCATTCGTGCCAAGTAATTCAAATCACAACCACTTCAGGCAAATCTACTCCCATTCATTAACATAGCCTTAAAGGAGAATCATCcatgtttatttgatttaatggCTCGTCTACACAACAATGGTATCCATAAACCCCCTCTATCTGGGTGGAGCTGCCCAAGTTAATTTCACCAGCTAAACTAGAGGGATTGAGAATTACTCCATTTCTTACCCACAATCAAGTCTAAACGCCCTCATTTTAGTAAGCACGAAGAATGTCGCATTCCCGAAAAATAAATAGGATAGATCACACACCTCCAGTTGGATTTGACAGAGTTTCAGACAGCAATTTTGATGTGTCAACTTCCCGCAAAGCACTGCAGCTTATATAGGCACACAATGTCCTACTAGATTTAAACCATGGAGATTCCAAAATAATACTCTGAATGGCATTgtctgaacaaaacaaacaagacaGTAAGACCCATGTGCCTGAAACAATGTAAGAAACGAAGGGTAATAACAGTTGTAAGTACCTTCTTGGGATCTGAGTTAGGGCTCCATAGCCTTGAGGGCCTTGCAGATCCTGGATCGAAGTGCTCGTTTTTGCTTGAACACGGAGTCTAGATGTTCTTGTTTTGTGCTCTTGTTCATTGTCGAGAAGGTAACGACGGATGGAGGCACGTAAGAGGGTGGGCGATAGAGAAACGTCTTTGGTGCTGGTGCTGGTGCTGGTGAGGGTCTGGTGCAGGGTTGGATCATCAGCGCTGCCAGTATTCGTTGCTTCACTTGTCGGATTAGCCTCATGGGTTGGCTCTCAAACTGCTTTGCCCTCCTTATAATTCTCTTCTTAAACAAATGAGTACTACTATATGGAGTCCACTGTAGCGGTGCACTCAGTACGTggatttctcttctttttttaaaaaaaaaaaaatcaaaacgtgCGTTTTGATTGAAGATGTATTTGAAAATTCATTTCTGCCCATTCGAATTCATGTCGCGAAACCCCTGCTCCATCGCGACCCACGTCTCCTTCCACAACCCAGCACCTCCCGGCGATGCCGTCTCTCTCATCAATGCCACCAAGCGACACTCCTCCGTGTGCCCAGTGCCTCCACTGTCCCGCGAGCTCGTTTGAATGGAGCAAAGAATATTTGAATCCCGCGAAACCCCCTTCCTCGCCACGAACCCGCGTCCATCAGCTTCCTCTTGCCAGCGCCACCTCGCGACGGCTTCCTCTTCCCAGCACCACCTCGAGACGCTCGTACGTCTGCCCAGCACCGCCGCTCCCCGCGAGCTGACCGAACGGACCAAACCAACGACGGGTAAGAGTGCTCTGTTTCGCCAAATGTATTAGAGATAATATTCTTCTGTTATGTTTCTGTTATTTCTGTTTTTAGTAAGTTCCATTTTTAGTAACAGAGTTAGGTTAGTTCTGTTAGttaggtatttaaaatatttctttcctGCCTATTATACTGAGTAATACAGAACTTCTTTTATGCTCTGTATATTTTTGGTGTTTTCTTGATATCAATCTTAACAAAATGGTTTTGTAGGTAAATATTGTACTACCATTTTCCCGTCCATACATGCTATGTACAtcatgatttttgtgttttctgaGATGGGTATGCTTAAGGCATGGAGAAATTtccaaaaaatgatatttgctatTATTCTCATTTTGTCATAGTGAGCTATTACGATCTGTATTTACATGTGAAAACATTGAGGAAAACCCATGTGTTGTCTCCTAATGTTATCAAGATGCAACTGAGGTTGTCATTAACAAATAggctaaattttaattttcagatttaatatTTATGCTGATGTGTGAAAGCTTGATTAGAAGTTGTTTATTAGTGATCATAGTTAATATTTGAGCTTATTTAATTTTGGTTGCTTTAAAAGTTGTTTATTAGTGATCATAGTTAATCATTCCAATGAATTGACCCGTccgaaacatatatttttttaagagtataattaattagaagaaaatgtgGCAAAATAGAAGACAGTTTCATgtcaacaaaagaacaaaatctCTTAAACTTCATGTGTAGTGAAGACCAATTTGATTAAACAGTATGAGAACAAAGCAAACCTTTGACTTCTTAAATAATAGGAAGTCTCAAAATATGGCTATAGCATAGATAGGATGTTGTCAAAGTAATTGTTTTTgcaatattcataaaaaaaaaaaaaaaaaaaaactaaatgtgTCCAATAAGTGTCTTGCAATAGTTTCATGAAAACACTATTAGAAACTATTCCGAGCACTGagattagaatatattttaactcattttttttgttcttgacAAGTAGAAAGACATGAAAATAGACTAACTAAATACTTGCTACATGATTCGATGGATTCCATGAATTGGAAATATCTGTTTCTGCTCACTGAGAgttatttgtttctattttttccgTTCAAACAATAATTGTACGTTTGTATTTCATTTATGTAGAAAGTGCTTATGTTTTCAGATTTTGCATTACGTATGAGagtttaatctttatttttcttcttttgccatCTTGGAAGACTGGATAGAAATTATCAGAAGACATTCTTAGCCTTATTGTGATAGGAGAAAACGAAGATGGAATGCATCCTTTTGATATAAATATGCCCTACAATTTCCCGAGTACTCCAGTAGACTATAGCCCATTTTCTGATTCATTTGAGgtatatttatttcaatttttatatttcaaaagttaacatgttaaattttttagagTCATCTAATTTTCCCTAACAACGTGCCTGTTGCAGCAGATGCCACCTTATATGTCCTACCCTCCGCCGAGTAATCCAGATGACTTGAGGCAAGAAGTGCCCCCGACGTCAACTGTGCCAACCGGTACCACATTTGAACAAAATCTTAGAAGTACATCACGGATGACTGCTGAAAGTTGTCTTGATGCCGACGGTAGTGCAGTTTTGCCTTGATTATAAtcattgtaattttgttttgatgctAATCTATATGTTTCCATTTTTATGCATGGTCTTCGACATAAATGAAGATTTAGAGGGTACCACTGTTGTCGAGGATGATGAGGTACGAGTTGAAGCACCAAGATCTGGGATGGAATTTGACAATATGAAAAATCTTACAGCCTACTAGAAGCAGTATGCGAAGCAATAGGGTTTTGGTGTACGGACACAAAGGACTAGGAAAGATGATGAAGGGAGGCCTGTGTACGTGACTGTTGGTTGTGCCCGCGGCGGAAAGTACAATCCTATGAACAATAATATCTCGAAGCCACGACCAACAACTAGAACGGATTGTAAAGCGAGAGTAAATGCGACATTGAGCAAGAATGATAAATGGGTTTTCACCACTGTTGAAAATGTGCACAACCACATAACTGTGAGCCCCAAGAAGACAAGATTCTTGCTATCTCACAAAGATCTAAATGAATACAGTCAAAAGATCCTCGACCTAAATGATCGAGCCGGTATACGAAtgaacaagaatttttattctcTTGTCGTTGATGCGGGGGGTTTTGAGAATCTTCAGTTTCAAGAGAATGATTGTCGAAATTTCATTGACAAGGCTTGACATTTAAGGTTGGGTAAAAGTGGTGGCGAAGCACTTAATCAGTATTTCCAAAGAATGAGAGATCGGAATGATGGGTTCGTTTCTAACATGGACTTGGATGATGAGGGAAGGTTACTGAATGTATTTTGGGCTGATGCTCGGAGTCGAGCGGCGTATGAGTATTTTGGAGACGTAGTAACATTTGATACAACGTACCTAACAAATAGGTATGGGATGCCTTTTGCTCCATTCGTTGGTGTTAATCATCATGGTCAGTCCATATTATTAGGAGCGGGATTGCTTTCAAACGAGGACACTGAAACTTTTGTGTGGTTGTTCCGAATGTGTTTGGATTGTATGAATGGTCGGGCACCCAAAGCCATGATAACCGACCAAGATCGGGCAATGAAGAGTGCTTTTGCCATTGTATTCCCTAAAACTCGTCACAGATATTGTTTATGGCATATAATGCGCAAACTTCCAGAGAAGTTAGGATCTCATGCGCAATTCAATGCGGGGTTGAAGATTGACCTTCAGATTGCAATATATGACTCACATACCAACAATGAATTTGAGGAGAGCTGGGGTCAAGTAATTGCGAAGTATGATCTCCACGGCAATAAATGGCTTCAATCCTTATATGAGGAAAGGTCTTTTTGGGTTCCAGCTTACTTGAAAAGTGTATTCTGGGCTGGAATGAGCACAACACAAAGGTcggaaagcatgaatgcatttttcgaTGGGTATGTCCATTCCGATACCACGTTGAAGGAATTCGTCGACCAATTTAATAATGCTCTTAGAAAGAAGGTGGAGTTAGAGACAATGGCTGATTTCAATTCTAACAACCAAACTATTCCCTGCGTGTCCCATTTTAATATTGAGAAGCAGTTTCAAAGGTTATATACAAATGCAAAGTTCAAAGAGGTACAAAGAGAGTTGCTGGGCCTAATGTGTTGTAATTGTTCGTTGGTAAGCACAGAAGGGTGCATTTTAAAATACCAAGTGTTGGATGAAATATCTACTGATGACCACATCAAAACACTCAATTTCTGTGTTTACTATAACGAAGAGGAGGTGGAGGTCAAATGCACGTGTGCACTATTTTAGATGAGGGGGATTCTATGTAGGCATGAACTTAGAGTTTGCcagttgaaaaagattaatgTGCTGCCAGATGTATATGTGTTGGATCGTTGGAGAAAGGACTTAAAGAGGACATACACCTTAGTCAGAAGTAGTTACGATGACCAGCGGGACAGAGCAGACGCACGGAATTATGAGCGGGTGCTTAAAAGATGTTCGAAATTAGCGACCAAAATATCCTCTGATAATGAAAAAATCAGTGCTTTCTTGCATGttgttgatgagtttgagaCAAAATGTGAAGGTTCAACACTAGAGTCGGCATATGAACAAACGAAGGCCAAAACAAATGTCGTCTTGGATAAGGGTAAGAAGATACTAAGCCCCAATGTGGTTCGAGGGAAAGGGAGACCCCCAAGTAAGAGGAAGGTTCCACCAGTGGAAAAGTTggcaacaaagagaaagaaaccggTATTTGCTTGTCTAATTTTGCATTGTTTTAAGTTAGtattatgaatctaatatgtgTCTATTTATGTTTTGGACCTCAGACTTCTAGGAAAATCTTGGTAGATGAAACACAATTGGGTGAGACACCGGGATCTGAACAACACCAATTTGATGATGGGGTTGATGTTGGAACACAAAACAACATTCTTACACAATCAACTCCAGAGGTTAATTGTGTCTTTTCAATAACTGACAACCATGTATGACATCATGATGCACACTTGTAGCCCTACGATTGTTTTATTTCAGAAGTGTCACCATCTTGATGCACACTTGTAATCCCATGGTGATGAGAAGCCACATTTTTTGAAGCTCTTGGAGAGGGTATGTTGTAGTTAAAGAGGAAAATCTCATGTCccttttgaaaatgatgcaatctttctatttgaaaatgatgcaatctttctgttttttaaaggagaagctggaatttTGGAGTTCGGGGAGTAACTTGACTCTGGGGGCCGTAGCTCATTCTAATTATCTCGCATTTTTTTTCCCCGTTTAGTATTATTTTGCATGATTGGCTCTGTTGATTTTTCtctaaagtgttatttttaGATACTTGTATTTCTCATTGATTTGTCTTTATATCCTCTAACATTGTATGATTGTATTTCTCAGATCTGCCGCCGTGATTGAGTTGCTATTTTTCTGTCTTTTAGAGGGTTGGGTGGTAGTTTTGTGGCTTTATATCCTCCTAGTGTAGTTTTGGTATCCATGGGTGTATGCCAATGGTAAGGTTTTTTGTGGAGATGCAACGAGTAATTTTTTGTACCTCTTGGAGATCAAAGGTGTTTTGGTACCATGAGCCAACAAGTTTTGGAGGTTGATGATGATGCAACCGAGGAAAATATCAGATTAAATTACCTAAGGCTTGCACTGGTTAGTGATCTCTCTTTTAAGGTTAACATCCTTGAATGGTGTTTTTTCCATTGCTTCATTGTCAAAAGTTCTTGTCATTAACTTCAATGGGACAATGGGTGAGAAATCTTATTAGTGATTCTGTGGAAGGCAGCAATGGCTTCTTTTGCTTTGTAATAATCACTTGTTTCGCTGGTGGAAGGCAGCAATGGTTGTTTTTTATAACTTCCTTGGTTTTTATATCATGCAGTTATATTATTCTACAGGTTATATAAAGTGACCTccattaatttcttttgcagTTTTGAGTACTGCTAAACAACTTCACTATGATCTAACTGGAAAAACTGAGATTGATAAGTATACTTTGCGggtaagaaaatggaaaaaagatacacatatatatatataatatataagtctactGAATCATTTCCAACAAAGTCTATCCAACTGCCATTTTAGAATAatagattgatttatttttcaatacttttagATTTGGTACATTTGATTCAGCAGAACTGGCTGGGCAATGTTAATTTAACTAGTTTTTGTAATTTCTATCATTATTGTGGGctacttataatttttgtataccAATGCAGGAGACAACAACTGTAGGACACCAATGAGTTAAGTGATAAATAAGGTTTGGACTTGCTATAcatattttcaacttttatgaaTCTGATTCTATGAGTTATGTTGTTACAGAGCTACAATATTAAAGAAAAGCTAAATAGAGTCATCAATAACCATCTCGGTTTCTATATGTACTTGAAAATGAATCTGATCCTATTGccattttccttctcttctatATTCATAGGGAATATATCTACGATCTGCACCACATCAATTCTTGGTAATCTTAGTTCGCAGTCATTATTCAGttagaaccttttttttttttgttagtttttaagAGCAGCATATATGTTCTTATTTATCTAAGGAAATGGCTTACATCTCCTTTGCTGAATATCCCTATTTCTATCTTATTTTGTGATACCTTATGTAAGCCCCTAGCATAATAGTAGTAatcatatttattcttttagaGTGAAGTTGCATTGTTAGAAAATAAACTACTTATGTTGAGGGACATGTTACTACATGTGTCACttgtgtaaaaacaacattgactgatttatttaatttttatgttgagGGACTGCAGTAAGATTGGGGAACAAATTCACTGAAACGGTGAGATGGAAGTTGAGGAACAAATTTCACTATAAggtattcataaatattcacaCACAcagtctctctccctctcccttaaAATGCTTATTAACAAGTTTTGCACTCTCTCCCTTAAAATGCTTATTAACAAGTTTTGCACTATTTACTCATTAACCCTTCAGAAATCtgttgcactttttttttcccaggtATTAATCCCACTGAGGAGGATAATGAGAGTTGACCTAAGTGAGAATGTAAGGAAGCCATGAGCAAAGTACATAGACTGTGTGTACTTGGGTCTATTTATGTTCTGGTTTATATATCAGTGCTTTGGGTTGCCACCAATGTGAGAATGTAAGGAAGCCATTAATGGTGTACATAGAAGTAACAAGTTGGGTCTATTTATGTTCTGGTTTATATATCAGTGCTTTGGGTTGCCGCCTAAGTGAGAATGTAAGGAAGCCATGAATGGTGTACATAGAAGGGAAAAAGTAAGGAAGCCATGCATGACACGTTCCCACCCTCTCAATTAATATATCAGGTAACGTAAGAGGAATGATACACATACAACCGTAAAGGTAAGATGTTAAATCAATTAACTTCATACGACTTGAATTCATTTccagagaaatagaaagaataaCATGTACAAGAAACGCAGGCTCTTCATTTctaatcaaaattaatataaatggGAAATACtccattgaaaaaataaaaaaagattacagGTCTATACAACTGATAACACTGTCTTTCTGATCATAACACAGGTATTAAAGTTGCACTATTAAGTCAGCTTTCGCCAAATAGATCCCTTGGAGGCCAATAAGCACTTCACCTTCGGGAAAACAAAACCTGCCTTTGGGGGGTTACCTTCAACAAGAGAATTCTCGTATATCTCTTTGCACTCTTGCACTACCTGTTTGACACATAAAGCCAGACAATATCAAACCTGCAGAGGACAGATTCCAAGCCTCTTCCTCCCAAGCAATGCCATCACACACAgctaaatgaaataaaaacaaacgacatcgaattttgtttcttgtcatgcaaaataagaaaatgttttggttCAAAGTCAATCCAGGGTCAGGTTCCCAATTACAGAACTTTTGGGGGCATTTTAAGCCCTATACTAGTGGTCGAAGGAGACTATCCCTAAACAGTCCCCAAAGTTACAtgttcaaaatttgataaaacacGAAACACATTCCACGACAGTTtatacacatatatatctataaacaTGCACCATCTGGACCCATATAAATATGCCCCatttgaaaatcaacttttGTGAACATGGTTTCCACTTTCAACCATTCATGCACAAGCTGTTTCTActcaaaaattacataattctACACAACGTGCTTTTTACATTACATTTATCCAAACCAAGCAAACAATTTGTATTTTTACATTACATTTAtccaaaccaaacaaacaatatTACAAAGGTGATAATCCAGTACAAACACAATAacttttgcttttcctttttcaaattcttcgctatctctctcactttttcttcccttttccgAACGGCATACTCGCGGCGTAATACATCATCCCATGTATTACGCCGTGAGTTCtgttttaataacatgttctccACTAACAACTGAAAAATATCCGCCCATACGAAGAATTCACACCTCGCATCTCCCTGCACACAGTACGAACTCCCAAATTAATATGACACAAAGTACAACCCGCAACAGcaaatcaattagtttaatatgACAAATATTAAGTTGTTTTACCGTATTATATTTGGGGCAGGCAAAAAATCTCCTTCCAGGATTTTTCTTAGTGTAGGACGTCTTTAGTGGCGTtttcaaaccacaccaacaagTTGGTGACTCCATCACAAAATCATTATCTAAAGATGATGATTGAGAAGATGCCATGGTGATTCTGTCAAAGGAAAGATAACTACAAACACAAGAGTCTATCTCATATGAACAAAATTGAATACATAGTAATATTGCCTAGTGAATGTCTGATTAACTAAGACCATCATCAAATTTAAACATAACTTGATTTCAAGTAACCCAACACTAGCAGCTCATTATCATGTTTATGACAATAACCACACACTTCCATGgagataaaagaa
This genomic window contains:
- the LOC118349419 gene encoding protein FAR-RED IMPAIRED RESPONSE 1-like; translated protein: MDLDDEGRLLNVFWADARSRAAYEYFGDVVTFDTTYLTNRYGMPFAPFVGVNHHGQSILLGAGLLSNEDTETFVWLFRMCLDCMNGRAPKAMITDQDRAMKSAFAIVFPKTRHRYCLWHIMRKLPEKLGSHAQFNAGLKIDLQIAIYDSHTNNEFEESWGQVIAKYDLHGNKWLQSLYEERSFWVPAYLKSVFWAGMSTTQRSESMNAFFDGYVHSDTTLKEFVDQFNNALRKKVELETMADFNSNNQTIPCVSHFNIEKQFQRLYTNAKFKEVQRELLGLMCCNCSLVSTEGCILKYQVLDEISTDDHIKTLNFCVYYNEEEVEVKCTCALF